A window from Entomoplasma freundtii encodes these proteins:
- a CDS encoding class II aldolase/adducin head domain-containing protein: MKLNNEVTKTSPFKNFLESLTWVADQNWFEGQVGFESAILDESDIWATIMDAYNPHEVTLPLPVPNLSQQMIVVPCDGRPLRSIGRSISKLHQQIGIIQVNFKGTGYRVLWGLSEKVPPTKFLNQILWAHNERLAINPKHRVLAYCFPSNLDAQAFLTNNKSDEMNNFNHKLFQAHPNLNLWLPNGVRLQTLKEPFVVSAPNTWTDNLAQTSTIIFPGQGVLVAANDWNTAITILVNLDKAAWKLSQWPATFQPRWSKDYVEKLRDAFEETLAKTDKKKVEK; the protein is encoded by the coding sequence ATGAAACTAAATAATGAAGTGACAAAAACAAGTCCTTTTAAAAACTTTTTGGAAAGTCTTACTTGAGTAGCGGATCAAAATTGGTTCGAAGGTCAAGTCGGTTTTGAATCAGCGATTTTGGATGAAAGTGACATTTGGGCAACAATTATGGATGCTTATAATCCTCATGAGGTGACTCTTCCGTTGCCTGTGCCAAATTTAAGTCAACAAATGATTGTGGTTCCTTGTGATGGTAGACCTTTGCGAAGCATTGGACGCTCAATTTCCAAATTACACCAACAAATTGGGATTATTCAAGTTAACTTTAAAGGTACTGGTTACCGAGTTTTATGAGGTTTATCAGAGAAAGTCCCACCTACTAAATTCCTAAACCAAATTTTATGGGCTCATAATGAGCGTTTAGCAATCAATCCCAAACATAGAGTTTTGGCCTATTGCTTTCCTTCAAATTTGGATGCTCAAGCCTTTTTAACAAATAACAAAAGTGACGAAATGAACAATTTTAACCACAAACTTTTCCAAGCTCATCCCAATTTAAACCTTTGGTTGCCAAATGGGGTGAGACTCCAGACTTTAAAGGAGCCGTTTGTCGTTTCGGCACCAAATACTTGAACTGACAACTTAGCCCAAACCTCAACCATCATTTTTCCCGGGCAAGGTGTTTTAGTAGCTGCCAATGATTGAAATACCGCGATTACTATTCTTGTTAATTTGGATAAAGCGGCTTGAAAACTTAGCCAATGACCTGCTACCTTCCAACCTCGTTGAAGTAAAGACTATGTCGAAAAATTACGTGATGCCTTCGAAGAAACTTTGGCTAAAACTGACAAAAAGAAAGTAGAAAAATAA
- a CDS encoding tRNA (adenosine(37)-N6)-threonylcarbamoyltransferase complex dimerization subunit type 1 TsaB: MNLFIDTANGRLVYLLEKDNQVVDLFLSAPTKKISDEAIHQLNLFLTKNHQSLALIENFYVTTGPGSYSGIRVGLTLVKTVKAISPQTNIYLISSLLFQVGLAKGISLLDARGQKVFYAVYNQAKLLEGPSLIEKESIEVVNEPWAKKGYKIFEDNATLDYKKNFLALKEHFQLANSISDIKPLYLKGYL, translated from the coding sequence ATGAATTTATTTATTGATACAGCCAATGGCCGATTAGTTTATCTATTAGAAAAAGACAACCAAGTGGTTGACCTTTTTTTGTCAGCTCCAACCAAAAAAATTAGTGATGAAGCAATTCACCAATTGAACCTTTTTTTGACCAAAAATCACCAAAGCTTGGCTTTGATTGAGAATTTCTATGTGACGACTGGTCCTGGAAGTTATAGCGGAATTCGTGTTGGTTTAACACTAGTGAAAACCGTTAAGGCCATTTCACCCCAAACCAATATTTATTTAATTTCTTCATTATTATTTCAAGTCGGCTTGGCAAAAGGCATTTCACTTCTGGATGCTCGTGGCCAAAAAGTTTTCTATGCTGTCTATAATCAAGCAAAATTATTAGAGGGGCCTTCCCTGATTGAAAAAGAATCTATTGAAGTAGTTAATGAACCATGAGCAAAAAAAGGCTATAAAATCTTTGAAGATAATGCTACTCTCGATTATAAAAAAAACTTTTTAGCTTTAAAAGAACATTTTCAACTTGCCAACTCCATTAGCGATATTAAACCACTTTACTTAAAGGGGTATTTATAA
- the tpiA gene encoding triose-phosphate isomerase, translating into MRKKIIFGNWKMNGTNASLERFLETVNANLKGNDVVAGLAVPFTLLATGEKHAGKVKIAAQNVHFAANGAYTGEVSIEMLQELGVKYVVLGHSERREMFNETNESVNQKVKALLAHDMTPIICCGETLATKEAGQTISFVNDQIALAYKGLTADQALKTIIAYEPIWAIGTGKTATAQDAEEVCRAIRQQLAKLYNETTANGISILYGGSVKPDNIKELMNEADIDGALVGGASLKADDYLALVDYK; encoded by the coding sequence ATGCGTAAGAAAATAATTTTTGGAAATTGAAAAATGAACGGAACTAACGCAAGTTTGGAACGTTTTTTAGAAACTGTTAATGCAAATCTAAAAGGAAACGATGTTGTTGCTGGTTTAGCGGTCCCATTTACTTTATTAGCTACTGGTGAAAAACATGCTGGAAAAGTAAAAATCGCTGCGCAAAATGTTCATTTTGCTGCTAATGGAGCTTACACTGGTGAAGTGTCGATTGAAATGCTTCAAGAACTAGGCGTGAAATATGTCGTTTTAGGACACTCAGAACGTCGCGAAATGTTTAATGAAACTAACGAAAGTGTTAACCAAAAGGTTAAAGCTTTACTAGCTCATGACATGACACCAATTATTTGTTGTGGAGAAACTTTAGCTACCAAAGAAGCTGGCCAAACTATTAGTTTTGTTAACGACCAAATTGCTTTAGCTTATAAAGGGTTAACTGCCGACCAAGCCTTAAAAACAATTATTGCTTATGAGCCAATTTGAGCAATCGGTACTGGAAAAACTGCCACTGCTCAAGATGCTGAAGAAGTTTGTCGAGCAATTCGTCAACAATTAGCAAAACTTTATAATGAAACCACAGCCAACGGAATTAGTATTCTTTATGGAGGATCGGTCAAACCAGATAACATTAAGGAATTAATGAATGAAGCTGATATTGATGGAGCCCTTGTTGGAGGCGCAAGTCTTAAAGCTGATGATTATCTAGCACTTGTTGACTATAAATAA
- a CDS encoding alpha/beta fold hydrolase, translating into MREFNLRMLDGKELHCYEWTAVTKPQAVLQLVHGSAEHLRRYDKFAKHMNENGIIVVGDDHRGHGYTADLSKKELGYFANHHGWEKIVDDEKLVNDYIHKTWPTLPVFMLGHSMGSFMVRTYAIKYSKTIQGLIIMGTAENPRFLVDLGYFVALMHQIFKGAKTPDVSIWKQSYKPLNKKFRHLPDSNGQEWLTRDLEVQKAFAKDPLTKQVFTTSAFKDMFYGISYNQKKRNIKLMREDLPILIMSGTDDPVGNYGKYPQKVYNKFSKLNYPVEIKLYPDSRHEILNDLDYKEVEKDIVNFINQNLE; encoded by the coding sequence ATGCGAGAATTTAATTTAAGAATGCTAGATGGAAAAGAACTCCATTGCTATGAATGAACTGCGGTGACTAAACCACAAGCGGTTTTACAACTTGTGCACGGCTCAGCTGAACACCTTCGACGTTATGATAAATTCGCTAAACACATGAACGAAAATGGCATTATTGTGGTTGGGGATGATCATCGTGGTCATGGCTATACAGCTGATTTAAGCAAAAAAGAACTAGGTTACTTTGCTAACCATCATGGTTGAGAAAAAATTGTTGATGATGAAAAATTAGTTAATGATTATATCCATAAAACCTGACCGACATTACCGGTCTTTATGCTTGGACACTCTATGGGAAGTTTTATGGTCCGTACTTATGCAATTAAGTATTCAAAAACAATCCAAGGCTTAATTATTATGGGTACTGCCGAAAACCCTCGTTTTTTAGTAGATTTAGGTTATTTTGTAGCCTTAATGCACCAAATTTTTAAAGGTGCTAAAACTCCAGACGTGTCTATTTGAAAACAAAGTTATAAACCATTAAATAAAAAGTTTCGTCATTTGCCAGATAGTAATGGCCAAGAATGATTAACCCGTGATTTAGAAGTTCAAAAGGCTTTTGCCAAAGACCCTCTTACAAAACAAGTTTTTACAACATCAGCCTTCAAGGATATGTTTTATGGAATAAGTTATAACCAAAAGAAACGCAATATTAAATTAATGCGTGAAGACCTGCCAATTTTAATTATGTCGGGGACCGATGATCCAGTTGGCAACTATGGAAAATATCCGCAAAAAGTCTATAATAAGTTTAGTAAATTAAACTACCCGGTGGAAATAAAACTTTATCCGGATAGTCGTCATGAAATCCTAAACGACTTAGATTACAAAGAAGTAGAAAAAGATATTGTGAATTTCATTAATCAAAATTTAGAATAG
- a CDS encoding ribonuclease H1 domain-containing protein, with translation MSNKKFYAVKIGRKPGVYKRWEDVQKEVLNFPGAIYRGFDNFEDAWQFLEEPTLQPHEITNRFNHLDQTKLPHLRNHKYATAYTDGSYDEATESYSYGVVLFWKNKMIQISRRFHNSENAALRNVAGELEGAKRAIQFAVSNKIKNLTLYYDYEGVASWADQKWRTNTPLTTEYQNFVRIAREQINIEFRWVKGHSGNRYNEMVDQLAKTATKEEYRQVENVEDLNKDARI, from the coding sequence ATGAGTAATAAAAAGTTTTATGCCGTTAAAATCGGCCGAAAACCAGGGGTTTATAAGCGGTGAGAGGATGTTCAAAAAGAAGTCTTGAACTTTCCTGGTGCAATTTACCGAGGTTTTGATAACTTCGAAGATGCTTGGCAATTTTTAGAGGAACCAACCCTACAACCTCATGAAATCACCAACCGTTTTAACCATTTGGATCAAACCAAGTTACCTCACCTTAGAAATCATAAATACGCTACTGCTTATACGGATGGAAGTTATGATGAGGCGACGGAAAGCTATTCCTACGGAGTGGTTTTGTTTTGAAAAAATAAAATGATTCAAATTTCTCGTCGTTTTCATAATTCCGAAAATGCTGCTCTAAGAAATGTGGCTGGCGAATTAGAAGGGGCCAAGCGGGCAATCCAGTTTGCCGTTTCTAATAAAATAAAAAACTTAACTCTCTATTACGATTATGAGGGGGTTGCCTCTTGAGCCGATCAAAAGTGACGGACCAACACACCGTTGACCACCGAATACCAAAATTTTGTTCGAATTGCGCGTGAACAAATTAACATCGAATTTCGGTGAGTAAAAGGTCATAGTGGTAATCGTTATAACGAAATGGTGGACCAGTTAGCCAAGACGGCTACCAAAGAAGAATACCGACAAGTAGAAAATGTGGAGGACTTGAATAAAGATGCGAGAATTTAA
- the gpmI gene encoding 2,3-bisphosphoglycerate-independent phosphoglycerate mutase: protein MKAKQPVMLAILDGWGISPETKGNAVAQANMTFVKQLEQEYPWVKAHASGEWVGLPNGQMGNSEVGHIHLGAGRINFESLAKLNKEVETGNLGKNPEIVQAFEVVKKHDSTLHLMGLFSDGGVHAHIDHMLAIYQAAVDFGVKKIAFDLISDGRDTQPKVFLDYLTKLEKLIAKNNVGVIASISGRYFAMDRDKRFERSAEAYGAIVTHKNVNHFTNPKAYIESQYAEGKDDEMITPAFNSAIPNDGLAPNDALIFTNFRPDRAIQLASIFTNHDYAAWKTPEFANLPFIGDKITFVSTMKYSDSVISKHIAYPPKPLDNTLGQYLAKLGYRQLRIAETEKIAHVTFFFDGGNDYFKNGLAKPSEITLEGASLDLIPSPKVATYDLKPEMAAPEITDQLLKEIDKNEFDLIVLNFANSDMVGHTGNEKAAIQAVKTLDDQLKRLYESFVVKHDGIMIITADHGNAEKMLDSDGGINKKHTTSYVPIIVTDKKVELNHDNPAIADIAPTILELLGAPIPPEMTQPSLITKIKK from the coding sequence ATGAAAGCCAAACAACCAGTGATGTTGGCCATTTTAGATGGTTGGGGAATTAGCCCCGAAACTAAAGGTAATGCTGTTGCCCAAGCTAACATGACTTTTGTGAAACAACTTGAACAAGAATATCCATGAGTCAAAGCTCACGCTTCAGGAGAATGAGTTGGTTTACCTAATGGCCAAATGGGAAATTCGGAAGTTGGTCACATCCATTTGGGTGCAGGACGAATTAATTTTGAATCACTTGCCAAACTGAATAAAGAAGTTGAAACTGGCAATTTAGGCAAGAATCCAGAAATTGTTCAAGCCTTCGAAGTTGTGAAAAAGCATGACTCAACCCTTCATTTAATGGGCCTTTTCTCAGATGGTGGTGTTCATGCTCATATCGACCATATGTTGGCGATTTACCAAGCAGCGGTTGACTTTGGGGTGAAGAAAATTGCCTTTGATTTGATTAGTGATGGTCGTGATACGCAACCAAAAGTATTTCTTGACTACTTAACAAAATTAGAAAAATTAATTGCTAAAAACAACGTAGGGGTAATTGCCTCAATTAGTGGGCGTTACTTTGCAATGGATCGTGATAAGCGTTTTGAACGAAGTGCGGAAGCTTATGGTGCAATTGTGACTCACAAAAATGTTAATCATTTCACTAATCCGAAAGCTTATATTGAATCACAATATGCTGAAGGAAAAGATGATGAAATGATTACTCCAGCCTTCAATAGTGCGATTCCAAATGATGGTTTGGCGCCTAATGATGCGTTAATCTTTACTAATTTCCGTCCCGATCGCGCTATTCAACTGGCCTCAATCTTTACTAATCATGATTATGCTGCTTGAAAAACTCCGGAATTTGCAAACTTGCCTTTCATTGGCGATAAAATTACGTTTGTTTCGACTATGAAATATTCGGACTCCGTTATTTCAAAACATATCGCTTATCCACCAAAACCATTAGACAATACCTTGGGTCAATATTTAGCTAAATTGGGTTATCGTCAATTACGAATTGCCGAAACTGAAAAAATTGCCCATGTTACTTTCTTCTTTGATGGTGGTAATGATTATTTCAAAAATGGTTTAGCTAAACCATCAGAAATTACTCTTGAAGGCGCAAGTTTAGATTTAATTCCTTCACCAAAAGTGGCAACCTATGATTTAAAACCAGAAATGGCTGCCCCAGAAATTACTGATCAACTTCTTAAAGAAATTGATAAAAACGAATTTGATTTAATTGTTTTGAATTTTGCGAATAGTGATATGGTTGGACATACTGGAAACGAAAAAGCTGCTATTCAAGCAGTCAAAACTTTGGATGACCAACTAAAACGTCTTTATGAGAGTTTTGTGGTGAAACATGATGGTATCATGATTATTACCGCTGACCATGGAAACGCTGAAAAAATGCTAGATAGTGATGGGGGTATTAACAAGAAACATACTACTTCTTATGTCCCAATCATCGTGACAGATAAAAAAGTGGAATTAAATCATGATAATCCCGCTATTGCTGATATTGCACCAACAATTTTAGAGTTATTAGGAGCGCCAATTCCTCCTGAAATGACACAACCTTCCCTAATTACGAAAATCAAAAAATAA
- a CDS encoding exonuclease domain-containing protein, whose translation MIDNPKNKNLSPTSIRQQVKQEIKLLTNDYQFKHRLYQQQLLKDIEFVVLDHRQKGNYKRSYQNRTDFKMAELTAICDYYVNLDQQKVTWISKEPDIKAKQTNKSAHQTKNRESLWTNKYLIIDFETANKHSTSACQVGIIVVENNEIVWQYETLIQPKPNYFAPMNIRIHGINNATVAQAPSFIEVWAKLEPYFNGQYIILAHNAAFDIDWVLRPTLNSHKISEPNFLYACTWQMYRHLRTYASFSLHNLAQQKNIRFKHHNALEDSLVLLKIINEDFGNIEHFFKEAMANHYEPLVFQKSLNGQLPDETKKEKVKKVKPK comes from the coding sequence ATGATTGATAATCCTAAAAACAAAAACCTATCACCAACTTCAATTAGGCAACAAGTAAAACAAGAAATAAAGTTATTAACTAATGATTACCAATTTAAACATCGTCTTTACCAACAACAGTTGTTGAAAGATATCGAATTTGTGGTGCTTGATCATCGTCAAAAGGGCAACTATAAGCGTAGTTACCAAAATCGGACCGATTTCAAAATGGCTGAGTTAACCGCCATTTGTGACTATTATGTTAATTTAGATCAACAAAAGGTGACCTGAATTAGCAAAGAACCAGATATTAAGGCAAAACAGACCAATAAATCAGCACATCAAACGAAAAATCGGGAAAGTCTATGAACTAATAAATATTTAATTATTGATTTTGAAACAGCTAACAAGCACTCTACTAGTGCTTGTCAAGTCGGGATTATTGTTGTAGAGAATAACGAAATAGTTTGGCAATACGAAACTTTAATCCAACCTAAGCCAAATTACTTTGCTCCAATGAATATTCGCATTCATGGAATAAACAATGCTACCGTGGCCCAAGCTCCCAGTTTTATAGAAGTTTGGGCAAAATTAGAGCCTTACTTTAATGGTCAATATATTATTCTTGCCCATAATGCCGCTTTTGACATTGATTGGGTTTTACGACCTACTTTGAATAGCCATAAAATCTCTGAGCCAAATTTTCTTTACGCTTGTACTTGACAAATGTACCGCCACTTGCGGACCTATGCCTCTTTTTCGCTCCACAATCTTGCCCAACAAAAAAACATTCGGTTCAAACACCATAATGCTCTTGAGGATAGTCTAGTTTTGCTTAAAATAATTAATGAAGATTTTGGCAATATTGAACATTTTTTTAAAGAAGCTATGGCGAATCACTACGAGCCTTTGGTTTTTCAAAAAAGCCTTAATGGTCAGTTACCCGATGAGACGAAAAAGGAAAAAGTTAAAAAGGTAAAGCCGAAATAA
- a CDS encoding HAD-IIB family hydrolase → MTIYKDEQTAASIKLLALDMDGTTYYKMGTMIPQNVKPLQAAMAEGVEIVFITGRPVLARANGLEGHGLVNSETIIAGYNGACIYALADHKPLKISPLKSTDAQAVFEYANQPENAGTVIFGYVDDFQTVITNASNPTSPNDKSIPYRAEMEFFDGQYLEYKNVEKNFNYNFFKLIAFGSPHHFCQSVVQKFGLTVSTSNNQDGEITAPGIDKAFALEWIAKTKKIHRDEIMAIGDGANDLPMIEYAGYGVSLSNSIPIVKEKAQIQVPLSNVEGGVAYAIDKYVLKDKPSSSSTWLREENK, encoded by the coding sequence ATGACTATTTATAAAGATGAGCAAACTGCCGCTTCTATCAAACTACTAGCACTTGATATGGACGGAACCACTTATTATAAAATGGGAACCATGATTCCACAAAATGTAAAACCTTTGCAAGCAGCAATGGCTGAAGGTGTAGAAATCGTCTTCATTACAGGAAGACCAGTTTTGGCTCGAGCAAACGGCTTAGAAGGTCATGGTTTAGTTAATTCCGAAACAATTATTGCTGGTTATAATGGGGCTTGTATTTACGCTTTAGCGGATCATAAACCCTTAAAAATCAGTCCCTTAAAAAGTACCGATGCTCAGGCGGTTTTTGAGTATGCTAATCAACCTGAAAATGCCGGAACAGTTATCTTTGGCTATGTGGATGATTTTCAGACAGTAATTACTAATGCCTCCAATCCGACCTCGCCAAACGATAAATCAATCCCCTATCGTGCGGAGATGGAGTTTTTTGACGGTCAATATTTAGAATATAAAAATGTTGAAAAGAATTTTAATTACAATTTCTTTAAACTAATTGCTTTTGGTAGTCCGCATCATTTTTGTCAGTCAGTAGTCCAAAAATTTGGTTTAACTGTTTCGACATCAAATAACCAAGATGGAGAAATTACTGCTCCCGGAATTGATAAAGCTTTTGCCTTAGAATGAATTGCAAAAACCAAAAAAATCCACCGGGACGAAATTATGGCTATTGGTGATGGAGCAAATGACTTACCAATGATTGAATATGCAGGTTACGGGGTCAGCTTAAGTAACTCAATTCCAATAGTAAAAGAAAAGGCCCAAATTCAGGTGCCTTTAAGTAATGTTGAAGGTGGCGTCGCTTATGCAATTGATAAGTATGTTTTAAAAGACAAACCAAGTTCATCTTCAACATGATTAAGAGAGGAAAATAAATAG
- the nagB gene encoding glucosamine-6-phosphate deaminase, translated as MKVIKVKNSEEAGLSAATIISNRIHNKPNLVLGLATGSTPLPTYECLIADHKQGKLSFVNVTTFNLDEYRGLSGSHPQSYRFFMNENLFKNIDIRLDKTFVPNGLDPNEATNYDNLIAQAGGIDLQILGLGLNGHIGFNEPGTSFNSLTHIVGLTDSTIEANARFFDSKDEVPNQAISMGLKSIMNAKEILLIATGKNKAQAVAQLVKGNLSEEWPCTILQTHPNCTIILDEAAASQLNE; from the coding sequence ATGAAAGTTATTAAAGTAAAAAATAGTGAAGAAGCCGGTTTAAGCGCGGCGACGATTATTAGTAATCGTATTCACAACAAACCTAATTTAGTCCTTGGTTTAGCTACTGGCTCAACCCCCTTGCCAACTTATGAATGTCTTATTGCAGATCACAAACAAGGAAAATTAAGTTTTGTTAATGTAACGACATTTAATTTAGATGAGTATCGTGGTCTTAGTGGTAGCCACCCCCAATCATACCGCTTCTTTATGAATGAAAATCTTTTCAAGAATATTGATATCCGTTTGGATAAAACTTTTGTTCCCAATGGATTAGATCCAAACGAGGCAACGAATTATGATAATCTTATTGCCCAAGCTGGTGGAATTGATTTGCAAATTCTTGGTTTAGGTTTAAATGGTCACATCGGTTTTAACGAACCTGGAACTTCATTTAACTCATTAACGCACATTGTCGGGTTAACTGATTCTACAATTGAGGCCAATGCCCGATTCTTTGATAGTAAGGATGAAGTACCGAATCAAGCAATCTCGATGGGCTTAAAGTCAATTATGAATGCGAAGGAAATTTTGCTAATTGCCACTGGCAAAAATAAAGCACAAGCCGTAGCTCAACTAGTCAAAGGCAATTTATCAGAAGAATGGCCTTGTACCATTTTACAAACCCACCCTAACTGCACTATTATCCTTGATGAAGCAGCTGCTAGCCAACTTAACGAATAA
- the tsaE gene encoding tRNA (adenosine(37)-N6)-threonylcarbamoyltransferase complex ATPase subunit type 1 TsaE, with protein sequence MNFSKETTYFLEDLRATQVFAQELATFLSKQKRPFYLLLTGDLGAGKTTLTKALMKALNVLDPITSPTFVILNQYESSDNQVINHMDAYRLTFGEDSSMYEEYFADNLNIIEWPENLALNWEALSHLKLEIKIVDENRRQVTIK encoded by the coding sequence ATGAATTTTAGTAAAGAAACAACTTATTTTTTAGAGGACTTGAGGGCTACACAAGTCTTTGCCCAAGAATTAGCAACTTTCCTTAGTAAGCAAAAACGGCCCTTTTATTTGTTGTTGACTGGGGACTTGGGAGCTGGAAAAACAACTTTGACAAAAGCGCTCATGAAAGCCTTAAATGTTCTCGACCCTATCACCTCCCCAACTTTCGTTATCTTAAATCAATATGAAAGTAGTGATAACCAGGTCATTAACCACATGGATGCCTACCGGCTAACATTTGGTGAAGATTCATCAATGTATGAAGAATATTTTGCTGACAACCTCAACATTATCGAGTGACCGGAAAATTTAGCCTTAAATTGGGAAGCTTTATCGCATTTAAAATTAGAAATTAAAATCGTTGATGAAAACCGTCGTCAAGTCACGATAAAATAA
- the proS gene encoding proline--tRNA ligase — MAKLIDKITPQKENFSQWYTDIVKNAKLVEYGPTKGMLILRPYGYAIWENIQKELDPEFKKLGVENVYFPLLIPESLFMKEVEHVEGFAPEVAMVTQVGNKVLEERLFIRPTSEVLMANFFEKEVKSYRDLPLLYNQWVNVMRWEKTTRPFLRTSEFLWQEGHTLHNNSQEAQEFTLKILKVYETFMRDVLRLPVVVGQKTEHEKFAGAQTTYTLETLMPDGQALQVGTSHYFGDNFAKAYNIRFQNQNSAWEYAYGTSWGVSTRMIGALIMTHSDDYGLVLPTKIAPIQIMIIVVKNTPELLDVAQELKTKLSHYRVQIDTTDRSFGYKMSEADLKGIPLRIEVGPRDLATNSATISRRDNHEKTVLDLAKIPGVVKDLFKEYDANLMAKAEAYSTQRTSKALDLVSYQDQLVRNPGYVLVPFCGKVSCEAEVKQKTATNSRCIPLPKKKNSPVKQLCFNCGEPCDLEVYFARAY, encoded by the coding sequence ATGGCGAAACTAATCGATAAAATCACGCCTCAAAAAGAAAATTTTTCACAATGGTATACCGATATCGTGAAAAATGCCAAACTTGTGGAATATGGACCCACCAAAGGAATGTTAATTTTACGCCCCTATGGTTATGCTATTTGGGAAAATATTCAAAAAGAACTTGATCCAGAATTTAAAAAACTTGGAGTGGAAAATGTTTACTTCCCTTTATTAATTCCCGAATCACTTTTTATGAAGGAAGTCGAACATGTTGAAGGTTTTGCTCCAGAAGTGGCTATGGTTACCCAAGTCGGTAATAAGGTTTTAGAGGAACGCTTGTTTATTCGTCCTACGAGCGAAGTGTTGATGGCTAATTTCTTTGAAAAAGAAGTGAAGTCCTATCGTGATTTACCTCTTCTTTATAACCAATGGGTAAATGTCATGCGTTGGGAAAAAACGACTCGTCCCTTTTTAAGAACAAGTGAATTTTTATGACAAGAAGGACATACCTTACATAATAACTCGCAAGAAGCACAAGAATTCACTCTCAAAATTTTAAAAGTTTACGAAACTTTTATGCGTGATGTTTTACGTTTGCCAGTGGTTGTCGGACAAAAAACTGAACATGAAAAATTTGCAGGAGCGCAAACAACTTATACTTTAGAAACACTAATGCCAGATGGCCAAGCCTTACAGGTGGGCACTTCGCATTACTTTGGGGACAACTTTGCAAAAGCCTACAATATTCGTTTCCAAAACCAAAATAGCGCTTGAGAATATGCCTACGGAACTTCTTGAGGGGTTTCAACGCGCATGATTGGGGCTTTAATTATGACCCACTCTGACGATTATGGTTTGGTGTTACCAACCAAAATTGCGCCCATTCAAATCATGATTATCGTTGTTAAGAATACTCCAGAGTTATTGGATGTAGCACAAGAATTAAAAACAAAACTATCTCATTATCGTGTTCAAATTGACACCACCGACCGCTCTTTTGGTTATAAAATGAGTGAAGCAGACCTTAAGGGAATTCCGCTTCGAATTGAAGTGGGACCGCGTGATTTAGCAACTAACTCAGCCACCATTTCCCGTCGTGATAATCACGAAAAAACAGTTTTAGATTTAGCAAAAATTCCTGGAGTAGTCAAAGATTTATTCAAGGAATACGATGCCAACTTGATGGCAAAGGCCGAAGCTTATTCAACACAACGGACTAGCAAGGCGCTCGATTTGGTTTCTTATCAAGACCAATTGGTAAGAAACCCGGGTTATGTGTTAGTGCCATTTTGTGGAAAGGTAAGTTGTGAAGCTGAAGTTAAACAAAAAACGGCCACTAATTCTCGTTGCATCCCTTTACCAAAAAAGAAAAATTCACCTGTCAAGCAACTTTGTTTTAATTGTGGTGAACCTTGTGATTTAGAAGTTTACTTTGCCCGCGCTTATTAA